The following coding sequences lie in one Azospirillum humicireducens genomic window:
- a CDS encoding electron transfer flavoprotein subunit beta/FixA family protein, with translation MKILCAVKRVVDYNVKIRVKTDQSGVETSNVKFSMNPFDEIAVEEAVRLKEAGTATEIVVVSVGPAQTQETLRTALAMGADRAILVQTDVATEPLAVAKVLKALVGKEAPGLVILGKQAIDDDCNQTGQMLAALLGWGQGTFASKVAPAGDAVAVTREIDGGLEVVSLKLPAVVTADLRLNEPRYASLPNIMKAKKKPLETVTPDALGVDVTPRLKTLKVAEPAKRQAGIKVPDVATLVDKLKNEARVI, from the coding sequence ATGAAGATCCTCTGCGCCGTGAAGCGCGTCGTCGATTACAACGTCAAGATCCGGGTCAAGACCGACCAGTCCGGCGTCGAGACGTCCAACGTGAAGTTCTCGATGAACCCCTTCGACGAGATCGCCGTCGAGGAGGCCGTCCGCCTGAAGGAGGCCGGCACCGCGACCGAGATCGTCGTCGTCTCCGTCGGCCCGGCCCAGACGCAGGAGACGCTCCGCACCGCGCTCGCCATGGGGGCCGACCGCGCCATCCTGGTCCAGACCGACGTGGCCACCGAACCGCTGGCCGTCGCCAAGGTCCTCAAGGCGCTGGTCGGGAAGGAGGCTCCCGGCCTCGTCATCCTCGGCAAGCAGGCGATCGACGACGACTGCAACCAGACCGGCCAGATGCTGGCGGCGCTGCTCGGCTGGGGCCAGGGCACCTTCGCCTCCAAGGTCGCGCCGGCTGGCGATGCCGTTGCAGTGACACGCGAGATCGACGGCGGGCTTGAGGTCGTGTCGCTGAAGCTGCCGGCGGTGGTTACGGCCGACCTGCGCCTGAACGAGCCGCGCTATGCCTCGCTGCCCAACATCATGAAGGCGAAGAAGAAGCCGCTGGAGACGGTCACGCCGGATGCGCTCGGCGTCGATGTGACCCCGCGCCTGAAGACGCTGAAGGTCGCCGAGCCGGCCAAGCGTCAGGCCGGCATCAAGGTGCCGGACGTCGCCACCCTGGTCGACAAGCTGAAGAACGAGGCGCGGGTGATCTGA
- a CDS encoding acyl-CoA dehydrogenase C-terminal domain-containing protein: MTAAAIPYSPPLKEIRFVLDHLAGMADVAALPGFEDASPDMVDSILGEAAKIAENVLAPLNRIGDVQGARLDADGIARTAEGWGAAWQALVEGGWNGLPFDPARGGMGLPNLLNTAVQEMWHSANMAFALCPMLTQGAVNAVQLYGSDALKDLYLPKMISGEWTGTMNITEPQAGSDLAATRSRAVPNGDHYLVSGQKIFITYGDHDLTENIVHLVLARLPDAPPGVKGISLFVVPKFLVNADGSLGARNQVKCVSLEHKLGIHGSPTAVLSFGDEGGATGFLVGEPNRGLEYMFAMMNHARLNVAMQGLSIAERAYQQALAYARDRVQGKPLGWTEGQSKGIVNHPDVRRLLMGMKARIEAMRGILYTAAAAVDVAHHHADEATRARAALLVDLLTPIAKGWCTETGQQLASDGVQVHGGMGFIEETGAAQHLRDARITTIYEGTTAIQANDLINRKLLRDGGATANGLLDEISALGGELSGHADEALRVTGAELVSAVREAKQAIAWVLTAAKQDPRLPAAASVTLLELMGVVAGGWQLARAAKVAVERLAQRDADAAFLSAKPLTARFYATHVLPKAAALRATVVNGSASVMALSEEQLFGAA, encoded by the coding sequence ATGACCGCCGCCGCGATCCCCTATAGCCCGCCGTTGAAAGAGATCCGCTTCGTCCTCGACCACCTCGCCGGCATGGCCGACGTGGCGGCTCTGCCGGGTTTCGAGGATGCCAGCCCCGACATGGTGGACAGCATCCTGGGCGAGGCGGCGAAGATCGCCGAGAACGTCCTGGCCCCGCTGAACCGCATCGGCGATGTCCAGGGGGCCAGGCTCGACGCCGACGGCATCGCCCGCACGGCGGAGGGCTGGGGGGCGGCGTGGCAGGCGCTGGTCGAGGGCGGCTGGAACGGGCTGCCCTTCGACCCGGCACGCGGCGGCATGGGGCTACCCAACCTGCTGAATACCGCGGTGCAGGAGATGTGGCATTCCGCCAACATGGCCTTCGCGCTCTGCCCGATGCTGACGCAAGGGGCTGTGAACGCGGTTCAGCTCTATGGCTCCGACGCGCTGAAGGACCTCTATTTGCCCAAGATGATCTCGGGCGAGTGGACCGGCACCATGAACATCACCGAGCCGCAGGCGGGGTCCGACCTTGCCGCCACGCGGTCTCGCGCGGTTCCGAACGGCGACCATTACCTTGTCAGCGGGCAGAAGATCTTCATCACCTATGGCGACCATGACCTGACGGAGAACATCGTCCATCTGGTGCTGGCCCGCCTGCCCGATGCGCCTCCGGGCGTTAAGGGCATCAGCCTGTTCGTCGTGCCGAAATTCCTGGTCAACGCCGACGGCAGCCTGGGCGCCCGCAATCAGGTGAAATGCGTGTCGCTGGAGCACAAGCTGGGCATCCACGGCAGCCCGACCGCCGTGCTGTCCTTCGGCGACGAGGGCGGGGCGACCGGCTTCCTGGTGGGCGAGCCGAACCGCGGCCTGGAATACATGTTCGCCATGATGAACCATGCCCGGCTGAACGTCGCCATGCAGGGCCTGTCGATTGCCGAGCGCGCCTACCAGCAGGCGCTGGCCTATGCCCGTGACCGCGTGCAGGGCAAGCCGCTGGGCTGGACCGAGGGCCAGTCGAAGGGCATCGTCAACCATCCCGACGTCCGCCGCCTGCTGATGGGCATGAAGGCGCGGATCGAGGCGATGCGTGGCATCCTCTACACCGCCGCCGCCGCGGTCGACGTGGCGCATCACCATGCCGACGAGGCCACCCGTGCCCGCGCCGCCCTGCTGGTCGATCTGCTGACCCCCATCGCCAAGGGCTGGTGCACCGAGACCGGCCAGCAGCTGGCGTCGGACGGCGTGCAGGTCCATGGCGGCATGGGCTTCATCGAGGAGACGGGGGCCGCCCAGCATCTGCGCGACGCCCGCATCACCACGATCTACGAGGGCACGACCGCCATCCAGGCTAACGACCTGATCAACCGCAAGCTCCTGCGCGACGGCGGGGCGACCGCCAACGGCCTGCTGGACGAGATCTCGGCGCTGGGCGGCGAGCTGTCCGGCCACGCTGATGAGGCGTTGCGCGTCACCGGGGCGGAACTGGTCAGCGCGGTCCGTGAGGCCAAGCAGGCGATTGCCTGGGTGCTGACCGCGGCGAAGCAGGACCCGCGCCTGCCGGCTGCCGCATCGGTGACTCTGCTGGAACTGATGGGCGTGGTCGCCGGCGGCTGGCAGCTGGCCCGCGCCGCCAAGGTCGCGGTGGAGCGGCTGGCGCAGCGCGACGCCGATGCCGCCTTCCTGTCGGCCAAGCCGCTCACCGCCCGCTTCTACGCCACCCATGTTCTGCCGAAGGCGGCGGCGCTGCGGGCGACCGTGGTCAACGGCTCCGCGAGCGTGATGGCGCTGAGCGAGGAGCAGCTGTTCGGCGCGGCTTGA
- a CDS encoding electron transfer flavoprotein subunit alpha/FixB family protein: protein MPILILADHDNASLKPATAHAVTAAAKLGGDIHLLVAGRNAAPAAEQAAKLAGVAKVLLADDAAYEHALAEPVAALLVSLAPGYSHLLAAATSVGKNVLPRVAALLDVAMISDITAVVSADTFERPIYAGNAIATVQSADAVKVVTVRTTAFEAAAATNAAPVESIAAATDPGLSSFVSAELSKSERPELTSARIVISGGRGMQSGDNFHLLEAIADKLGAAVGASRAAVDAGFVPNDYQVGQTGKIVAPDLYVAVGISGAIQHLAGMKDSKIIVAINKDEEAPIFQVADYGLVADLFKALPELQQAV from the coding sequence ATGCCCATCCTGATCCTCGCCGACCACGACAACGCCAGCCTCAAGCCCGCCACCGCCCACGCAGTCACCGCCGCCGCCAAGCTGGGCGGCGACATCCACCTCCTGGTCGCCGGCCGCAACGCCGCCCCCGCCGCCGAGCAGGCCGCCAAGCTGGCCGGCGTCGCCAAGGTGCTGCTCGCCGACGATGCAGCCTACGAGCATGCCCTGGCCGAGCCGGTGGCAGCATTGCTGGTGTCGCTCGCCCCCGGTTACAGCCATCTCCTCGCCGCCGCCACCTCGGTGGGCAAGAATGTGCTGCCGCGCGTCGCCGCCTTGCTCGACGTGGCGATGATCTCCGACATCACCGCCGTGGTCTCCGCCGATACCTTCGAGCGGCCGATCTATGCCGGCAACGCCATCGCCACCGTGCAGTCGGCCGACGCCGTAAAGGTCGTCACCGTCCGCACCACTGCATTCGAGGCTGCCGCCGCCACCAACGCCGCCCCGGTCGAGAGCATCGCTGCCGCCACCGACCCCGGCCTGTCCAGCTTCGTCTCGGCCGAGCTGTCGAAGTCGGAGCGTCCGGAGCTGACCTCGGCCCGGATCGTCATCTCCGGTGGGCGCGGCATGCAGTCGGGCGACAATTTCCACCTGCTGGAGGCCATCGCTGACAAGCTGGGCGCCGCGGTGGGCGCCAGCCGTGCAGCGGTCGATGCCGGCTTCGTTCCGAACGACTATCAGGTCGGCCAGACCGGCAAGATCGTGGCGCCGGATCTCTATGTCGCCGTCGGCATCTCGGGCGCCATCCAGCATCTGGCCGGCATGAAGGACAGCAAGATCATCGTCGCCATCAACAAGGACGAGGAGGCGCCGATCTTCCAGGTCGCCGACTACGGCCTCGTCGCCGACCTGTTCAAGGCCCTGCCGGAGCTGCAGCAGGCCGTCTGA
- a CDS encoding acyl-CoA synthetase yields MNAPAAAVDASVNPYERDLDRNAANFVALTPLTFLERAASVWPDRLAVVHGPVRRTWAETFGRVRRLAAALANVGIGKGDTVAMLAANTPELFEAHFGVPLAGAVLNAVNTRLDAEAIAFILKHGEAKILIVDREFSGVAKKALALLDAPIPVVDIDDPTYSGGELIGDRDYEAFISDVGAEHPWTLPADEWQAIALNYTSGTTGNPKGVVYHHRGAYLNAVSNALSWNMGDAPVYLWTLPMFHCNGWCFPWTIAVTAGTAICLRQVRPDAVLKLIREERVTNFCGAPIVLNMLNNAPAELKQGIGQTVKVMVAGAAPPAAVIAGMERMGWEVTHVYGLTECYGPTVVCVWHDRWDGLSLDEKAAIKARQGVRGPMLEAVIVADPFTLEPVPKDGRTMGEIMMRGNNVMKGYLKNPKATEEAFAGGWFHTGDLAVWHEDGYVEIKDRSKDIIISGGENISSIEVEDVLYKHPEVLEAAVVARHDEKWGETPCAFVTLKDGATATEADIIAFCRSHMAHFKCPRTVVFGPLPKTSTGKIQKYVLRKQTEGL; encoded by the coding sequence ATGAATGCACCTGCCGCCGCAGTCGACGCCAGCGTCAACCCGTATGAGCGCGACCTCGACCGCAACGCCGCCAATTTTGTCGCCCTGACGCCGCTGACGTTCCTGGAGCGCGCCGCTTCCGTGTGGCCCGACCGGTTGGCGGTCGTCCATGGCCCGGTCCGCCGGACCTGGGCCGAGACCTTCGGCCGCGTGCGCCGTCTGGCCGCGGCGCTGGCGAATGTGGGTATCGGCAAGGGCGACACCGTCGCCATGCTGGCCGCCAACACGCCCGAGCTGTTCGAAGCGCATTTCGGCGTGCCGCTGGCCGGCGCCGTGCTGAACGCCGTCAACACCCGCCTGGATGCCGAGGCCATCGCCTTCATCCTGAAGCATGGCGAGGCGAAGATCCTGATCGTCGACCGCGAGTTCTCCGGCGTCGCGAAGAAGGCGCTGGCCCTGCTCGACGCGCCGATCCCGGTGGTGGACATCGACGATCCGACCTACAGCGGCGGCGAGCTGATCGGCGACCGCGATTATGAAGCCTTCATCAGCGATGTCGGTGCCGAGCATCCCTGGACCCTGCCGGCCGACGAATGGCAGGCCATCGCGCTGAACTATACCTCCGGCACCACCGGCAACCCGAAGGGCGTCGTCTATCACCACCGCGGCGCCTATCTGAACGCGGTGTCGAACGCGCTGTCCTGGAACATGGGCGACGCGCCCGTGTATCTGTGGACGCTGCCGATGTTCCACTGCAACGGCTGGTGCTTCCCCTGGACCATCGCGGTCACCGCCGGCACCGCGATCTGCCTGCGTCAGGTCCGCCCGGACGCCGTTCTGAAGTTGATCCGCGAGGAGCGGGTGACCAACTTCTGCGGTGCGCCCATCGTTTTGAACATGCTGAACAATGCGCCGGCCGAGTTGAAGCAGGGCATCGGGCAGACGGTGAAGGTGATGGTGGCCGGCGCCGCCCCGCCCGCCGCCGTCATCGCCGGCATGGAGCGCATGGGCTGGGAAGTCACCCATGTCTACGGCCTGACCGAATGCTACGGCCCGACCGTGGTCTGCGTCTGGCACGATCGCTGGGATGGCCTGTCGCTGGACGAGAAGGCGGCGATCAAGGCCCGCCAGGGCGTGCGTGGCCCGATGCTGGAGGCGGTGATCGTCGCCGATCCCTTCACGCTGGAGCCGGTGCCGAAGGATGGCCGCACGATGGGCGAGATCATGATGCGCGGCAACAACGTCATGAAGGGGTATCTGAAGAACCCCAAGGCGACCGAGGAGGCCTTCGCCGGCGGTTGGTTCCACACCGGCGACCTCGCCGTCTGGCACGAGGACGGCTATGTCGAGATCAAGGACCGCTCGAAGGACATCATCATCTCCGGCGGCGAGAACATCTCGTCCATCGAGGTGGAGGACGTCCTCTACAAGCATCCGGAGGTGCTGGAGGCCGCCGTCGTTGCCCGCCATGACGAGAAGTGGGGCGAGACGCCCTGCGCCTTCGTCACCCTGAAGGACGGCGCCACCGCGACCGAGGCCGACATCATCGCCTTCTGCCGGTCGCACATGGCCCACTTCAAGTGCCCGCGCACCGTGGTGTTCGGCCCGCTGCCGAAGACCTCGACGGGCAAGATCCAGAAATACGTCCTGCGCAAGCAGACCGAGGGGCTGTAA
- a CDS encoding response regulator transcription factor, translating to MAQKKRIYLIEDEADIRRLVKEVLEGYGYEVSCWASGREARAAIQRQAPDLCLVDLGLPDMDGLTLVRELWEDVRFGVIILSGRGGTSDRILGLELGADDYIVKPFEPRELVARVNSAIRRREQLAGATAATETARARFGNWVFDLGNLTLSADDGRQESLTAAEASLLLTLLKAPKRVLSREHLQGPDQDRDDFPYDRSIDVRVSRIRKKIEEDPRAPRLIKTVYGAGYLFAGDVTWLR from the coding sequence GTGGCACAAAAGAAGCGCATCTACCTGATCGAGGACGAGGCCGACATCCGCCGGCTGGTGAAAGAGGTGCTGGAGGGGTACGGCTACGAGGTGTCCTGCTGGGCCAGCGGGCGGGAGGCGCGGGCCGCGATCCAGCGTCAGGCCCCCGACCTCTGTCTTGTCGATCTCGGTCTGCCGGACATGGATGGGCTGACCCTGGTTCGCGAGCTGTGGGAGGATGTCCGCTTCGGGGTGATCATCCTGTCCGGGCGCGGCGGCACCTCCGACCGGATCCTCGGGCTGGAGTTGGGCGCCGACGATTACATCGTGAAGCCCTTTGAGCCGCGGGAACTGGTCGCCCGCGTCAACAGCGCCATCCGCCGCCGCGAACAGCTGGCCGGCGCCACGGCTGCGACGGAGACCGCGCGGGCGCGCTTCGGCAATTGGGTCTTCGACCTCGGCAACCTGACGCTGAGCGCCGATGACGGCCGTCAGGAGAGCCTGACCGCGGCGGAGGCCTCGCTGCTGCTGACCTTGCTGAAGGCGCCCAAGCGCGTGCTGTCGCGCGAGCATCTGCAGGGCCCCGACCAGGACCGCGACGATTTTCCCTACGACCGCAGCATCGATGTCCGCGTGTCGCGCATCCGCAAGAAGATCGAGGAGGATCCCCGCGCGCCGCGGCTGATCAAGACGGTCTATGGCGCCGGATACCTGTTCGCCGGCGACGTGACCTGGCTGCGGTGA